In the Elioraea tepida genome, one interval contains:
- a CDS encoding flagellar hook-basal body complex protein yields MSLFGSMTTAIGGLTAQSRALGHISDNVANSQTIGFKRIDTSFVSYITSSAPRLHTPGSVVARPDFTHTVQGTIEQTENKTALAVAGQGFFAVAAPSGEVNGLPTFDPRQFYTRAGDFTLDRNGYLVNSAGYFLQGWNVDANTRQVDRTLLQPIRVSQLVSNPVATSEITLAANLPANPPEGRNSFSSSVGIYDALGQQRTLQLEWTRAGNNNWRLDVVAPGSTLDPVGGAGTIPGFDDQAMSAFNVQGTVQPQQQQDDIQIPATVTAGQLFQVTINGIVVSYTATATDTTTTVRNQLISRINTDAATLGVNATAQSADTLRLNATSIGTPYTLAVSANLTATSVQTNTPAQYQTDSFTFTGTVGEVGDQFTISLDGITGGFPATKSWTYTTTGTEGSMNSIVNGLAALINADPTSPAIATVNGSILTLTAKRAVPIPSWNVVAGRSDITVGAVVPGNTYSVTLNGNTYSYTALAGDTADDVRDQLITLINTSISPPPASIVGPGVLRIAPGLGNPLAVSVAGNLTEATTGTRTANGNIPPHIQVTFGAPGDPTRAGTITALSAANVAGGTATVPANQLTGDRAYVDVVLNYGSGPQRVRLFLGSFGLADGVTQFAGADYAVRSLEQNGVPQGSFSSLAIRENGDVVINYDNGQSRVINRIPVVTFNEADKLERVDGQAFMRTTESGEARVLDPARDGAGKLVVGSIERSNVDMAAEFSKLIIAQRAYTANTRIVSASDEMLQDTLNMKR; encoded by the coding sequence ATGTCGCTCTTCGGTTCGATGACCACCGCGATCGGCGGGCTTACGGCGCAGTCGCGCGCGCTCGGCCACATCTCCGACAACGTGGCGAACAGCCAGACGATCGGCTTCAAGCGGATTGACACGAGCTTCGTGAGCTACATCACCTCGTCCGCGCCGCGGCTGCACACGCCGGGCAGCGTCGTGGCGCGGCCCGACTTCACCCATACCGTCCAGGGAACGATCGAGCAGACGGAGAACAAGACCGCGCTCGCCGTCGCCGGGCAGGGCTTCTTCGCGGTCGCCGCCCCGTCGGGCGAGGTCAACGGCCTGCCCACCTTCGACCCGCGGCAGTTCTACACCCGCGCCGGTGATTTCACGCTCGACCGCAACGGCTACCTCGTCAACAGCGCGGGCTACTTCCTGCAGGGCTGGAACGTCGATGCCAACACCCGCCAGGTCGACCGCACGCTGCTGCAGCCGATCCGCGTGAGCCAGCTCGTCTCGAACCCGGTCGCGACCTCGGAAATCACGCTCGCCGCCAACCTGCCGGCCAACCCGCCCGAGGGGCGCAACAGCTTCTCCTCCTCCGTCGGCATCTACGACGCCCTCGGCCAGCAGCGGACTCTCCAGCTCGAATGGACGCGCGCGGGCAACAACAACTGGCGGCTCGACGTCGTCGCTCCCGGCTCGACGCTCGACCCCGTCGGCGGCGCCGGCACCATCCCAGGCTTCGACGACCAGGCAATGAGCGCCTTCAACGTCCAGGGCACGGTGCAGCCGCAGCAGCAGCAGGACGACATCCAGATTCCCGCGACCGTAACGGCAGGCCAATTGTTCCAGGTCACGATCAACGGCATCGTCGTGAGCTACACCGCGACCGCGACCGACACGACGACAACGGTGCGCAACCAGCTGATCAGTCGAATCAACACCGACGCGGCGACCCTCGGCGTGAACGCGACGGCCCAGTCGGCGGACACGCTCCGCCTCAACGCCACCTCGATCGGCACGCCCTACACGCTCGCCGTGTCCGCGAATCTGACGGCGACCAGCGTCCAGACGAACACGCCGGCGCAGTACCAGACCGACAGCTTCACCTTCACCGGAACGGTCGGCGAGGTGGGCGACCAGTTCACGATCTCGCTCGACGGCATCACCGGCGGCTTTCCGGCCACGAAGAGCTGGACCTACACCACCACCGGCACCGAAGGCTCAATGAACTCGATCGTCAACGGCCTTGCCGCCCTGATCAACGCCGACCCCACGAGCCCCGCGATCGCGACCGTCAACGGCTCGATCCTGACACTGACGGCCAAGAGGGCCGTGCCGATCCCCTCCTGGAACGTTGTCGCCGGCCGGAGCGACATCACGGTCGGCGCGGTCGTCCCCGGCAACACCTACAGCGTGACGCTGAACGGCAACACCTATTCCTACACGGCGCTCGCCGGGGACACCGCGGACGACGTCCGCGATCAGCTGATCACCCTGATCAACACGAGCATCAGCCCGCCGCCCGCCTCCATCGTGGGGCCCGGCGTGCTGCGGATCGCGCCAGGTCTCGGCAACCCGCTCGCCGTCAGCGTCGCCGGCAACCTGACGGAGGCGACCACCGGCACGCGCACCGCCAACGGCAATATCCCCCCCCATATCCAGGTGACCTTCGGCGCGCCGGGTGACCCGACGCGCGCCGGGACGATCACCGCGCTTTCGGCGGCCAATGTCGCGGGCGGCACCGCTACCGTTCCGGCGAACCAGCTCACCGGCGACCGCGCCTATGTGGACGTGGTTCTGAACTACGGCTCCGGCCCGCAGAGGGTTCGCCTGTTCCTCGGCAGCTTCGGGCTCGCGGACGGGGTGACGCAGTTCGCCGGCGCCGACTACGCCGTGCGCAGCCTCGAGCAGAACGGCGTGCCGCAGGGAAGCTTCTCCTCGCTCGCGATCCGCGAGAACGGCGATGTCGTGATCAACTACGACAACGGCCAGAGCCGGGTGATCAACCGCATCCCCGTCGTCACCTTCAACGAGGCCGACAAGCTCGAGCGTGTGGACGGCCAGGCCTTCATGCGCACCACCGAGAGCGGTGAGGCGCGCGTTCTCGACCCCGCACGCGACGGCGCGGGCAAGCTCGTCGTCGGCTCGATCGAGCGGTCGAACGTCGACATGGCGGCCGAGTTCTCGAAGCTGATCATCGCCCAGCGCGCCTACACCGCGAACACCCGCATCGTCTCGGCCTCGGACGAGATGCTGCAGGACACGCTCAACATGAAGCGCTGA
- a CDS encoding flagellar hook-associated protein FlgK produces MSLDSAIGISTSGLRAISAQLRTVSNNVANAEVPGYTRKTLPTRAVTADGLGIGVGVEQPARVTDAALQRAVWAREASFAAADTRASILAPIESLHGRPEAGDSLAGLLGKLQQGFITLAADPSSASLQVEVVTQAETLAARIREMAGAVTAARNRAQEELVAGVAEANRLLGEAGVLTREIVRLRNEVLGTAELEDKRDAIIGQLSALLDIRVVLKENGEMQAFTRGGLSIPLRPDAFSTRGAELGPGAFYDPEGGTVPPLLLSDPTRAAGAVDVTRGQVGGRLGALLSLRDETLPRFTAELDEFAHKLARRFEQQGLRLFTDTSGNVPHEGGVVPQARYIGFSSEIRVFALLLETPRLVRDGTHAIPAGIPGFPATREVQPPYGDPFVPNPATGPQGFDQLIRRILDHTFGATLGLGRPHDPAFLIQGLGPTGRLSSPIPAAATLSAFASSLVATQTAEHAAAKASAESERSTRDLLANRYADAVGVNLDQEMALLVQLQNAYQANARVLTTVQAVWDALLASVR; encoded by the coding sequence GTGTCGCTCGACAGCGCGATCGGGATCTCGACCTCGGGCCTGCGCGCGATCTCGGCGCAGCTGAGGACGGTTTCGAACAATGTCGCCAATGCCGAGGTTCCCGGCTACACGCGCAAGACCCTGCCGACGCGCGCGGTGACGGCGGATGGCCTCGGCATCGGTGTGGGCGTCGAGCAGCCGGCGCGAGTGACCGATGCGGCCCTGCAACGGGCCGTCTGGGCGCGGGAGGCGTCCTTCGCCGCGGCCGATACGCGCGCCTCCATCCTCGCCCCGATCGAGAGCCTGCACGGCCGGCCGGAGGCGGGCGACAGCCTCGCCGGCCTGCTCGGCAAGCTTCAGCAGGGGTTCATCACCCTCGCCGCCGACCCTTCCTCGGCGAGCCTCCAGGTCGAGGTGGTGACGCAAGCCGAGACGCTTGCCGCACGGATCCGCGAGATGGCGGGCGCGGTAACCGCGGCGCGGAACCGCGCCCAGGAGGAGCTCGTCGCCGGCGTGGCGGAGGCGAACCGCCTGCTCGGCGAGGCGGGCGTGCTCACGCGCGAGATCGTCCGCCTGCGCAACGAGGTTCTGGGCACCGCCGAGCTCGAGGACAAGCGCGACGCCATCATCGGCCAGCTCTCCGCGTTGCTCGACATCCGCGTCGTGCTTAAGGAGAACGGCGAGATGCAGGCCTTCACGCGCGGCGGCCTCTCCATACCGCTTCGCCCGGACGCGTTCTCGACCCGGGGGGCGGAGCTCGGCCCGGGCGCGTTCTACGACCCTGAGGGAGGCACCGTGCCGCCACTGCTTCTCTCCGATCCGACGCGGGCGGCAGGCGCGGTCGATGTCACGCGCGGCCAGGTGGGGGGAAGGCTCGGCGCGCTCCTGTCCTTGCGCGACGAGACGCTCCCGCGTTTCACGGCGGAGCTCGACGAGTTCGCGCACAAGCTCGCGCGCCGCTTCGAGCAGCAAGGCCTGCGCCTCTTCACCGATACCTCGGGCAACGTGCCGCATGAAGGCGGCGTGGTGCCGCAGGCGCGCTACATCGGCTTCTCCTCTGAGATCCGCGTATTTGCTCTCCTGCTCGAGACCCCGCGGCTCGTGCGCGACGGCACGCACGCGATCCCTGCCGGGATCCCCGGTTTTCCGGCGACCCGCGAGGTGCAGCCGCCCTATGGCGACCCGTTCGTCCCGAACCCCGCCACCGGGCCGCAGGGCTTCGACCAGCTCATCCGTCGCATCCTCGACCACACCTTCGGCGCGACGCTCGGGCTCGGCCGGCCGCATGACCCCGCCTTCCTCATCCAGGGCCTCGGGCCGACGGGGCGCCTCTCCTCGCCCATCCCTGCGGCGGCGACGCTCTCGGCCTTCGCCTCCTCGCTCGTCGCCACCCAGACGGCCGAGCACGCCGCGGCGAAGGCCTCGGCCGAAAGCGAGCGTTCGACCCGTGACCTGCTCGCCAATCGCTATGCCGATGCGGTGGGGGTGAATCTCGACCAGGAGATGGCGCTGCTCGTGCAGCTTCAGAACGCCTACCAGGCGAATGCGCGTGTGCTCACCACCGTCCAGGCGGTGTGGGACGCGCTGCTTGCAAGCGTGCGGTAA
- a CDS encoding flagellar biosynthesis repressor FlbT — translation MPLKVVLKPGETLVVNGAVIGSGDRTATIFLHNEAQFLRGREMLRAEEAIGPERALYLAIQMAYLGQAPERAVHDALAALRRARPEAVEEIAAIAELVSMRRHYQALRRCRALFPTATDHAA, via the coding sequence ATGCCGCTGAAGGTTGTTCTCAAGCCTGGCGAGACGCTCGTGGTCAACGGCGCCGTGATCGGCTCCGGCGACCGCACCGCGACGATCTTCCTGCACAACGAGGCGCAGTTCCTGCGCGGCCGCGAGATGCTGCGCGCGGAAGAGGCCATCGGGCCGGAGCGCGCTCTCTATCTCGCGATCCAGATGGCCTATCTCGGCCAGGCGCCGGAGCGGGCGGTCCATGACGCGCTCGCCGCGCTGCGCCGCGCACGCCCCGAGGCGGTTGAGGAGATCGCGGCGATCGCGGAACTCGTCTCGATGCGCCGCCACTACCAGGCGCTGAGGCGCTGCCGCGCCCTCTTCCCGACCGCGACGGACCACGCCGCGTGA